In the Acropora muricata isolate sample 2 chromosome 10, ASM3666990v1, whole genome shotgun sequence genome, one interval contains:
- the LOC136930977 gene encoding tRNA (adenine(37)-N6)-methyltransferase-like, whose translation MADESTVDVLERNIYVARKELNNLRREVNSLKRMFIQKLKEVKGFVERESQDLTLLTTDKKHTHHKNTIQQSGENCGTLGLEMKPIGFIESCFKEKNGIPRQPSICPTSKANLSINIEGFTNPEHSLLGLEKFSHVWIIFHFHKNTNKSVKAKVKPPRLDGAKVGVFASRSPHRPNPIGLTLAKLNGIIGNTLLLSGIDLLDGTPVLDIKPYVPDYDEAPEIGCKDNLDRDIRKEHFENEVISSLNFQGNGDDHCLANSVDVKPVNRTNDSRNLSRLEPKAQTSYVSVAEWIHKPPIRELNVKFCTKALEQIDLFHGTMLDRDTGDVVDTACKCGASSEMASGMNVDNSADGEAGGSSENRVAGELTCRCHKLLKSVFDESHEETVKIVHEGEKARNPQSFELDSSIGGGSQVCDDLKSERLTCLSPGKELQMSGKCIYQLKMFSSTDEAKRAISDVLKADPRSAYRRNHCQGQLYRFSIDSMNVTCKFYDVTAEVLQVEPVYYRKV comes from the exons ATGGCGGACGAGTCAACAGTCGATGTTCTTGAAAGGAACATTTACGTGGCCAGAAAAGAGCTCAATAATCTCAGACGAGAAGTGAATTCGTTAAAAAGGATGTTCATACAAAAGCTAAAAGAAGTGAAAGGGTTCGTCGAAAGAG AAAGTCAAGATTTAACATTGTTGACCACAGACAAAAAGCACACTCATCACAAGAACACTATTCAACAGTCTGGTGAAAACTGTGGAACACTAGGCTTAGAAATGAAGCCAATAGGTTTCATTGAATCATGCTTCAAGGAAAAGAATGGGATTCCCAGGCAGCCCAGCATCTGTCCCACATCAAAGGCAAATTTGAGTATCAATATAGAAGGATTCACAAATCCTGAACACTCTTTATTGGGACTGGAGAAATTTTCTCATGTGTG gatcatttttcattttcacaagAACACCAACAAGAGCGTCAAAGCAAAGGTGAAGCCTCCTCGGTTAGATGGTGCCAAGGTGGGTGTATTTGCGTCTCGTAGTCCACACAGACCCAACCCTATTGGGCTAACATTGGCAAAACTCAATGGCATCATTGGCAACACATTGTTATTATCAGGCATTGATCTGTTGGATGGTACACCTGTGCTTGATATCAAACCGTATGTTCCAGACTATGACGAAGCACCTGAAATAGGTTGCAAAGACAATTTGGACCGTGATATCAGAAAGGAACATTTTGAAAACGAAGTCATTTCATCTCTGAATTTTCAAGGGAATGGAGATGACCATTGTTTGGCAAACTCTGTGGATGTAAAACCTGTTAACCGAACTAACGATTCAAGAAATCTTAGCAGATTAGAGCCAAAGGCACAGACTAGTTACGTTAGTGTTGCAGAATGGATACACAAACCGCCGATCAGGGAATTGAATGTGAAATTCTGCACGAAGGCCTTAGAACAAATTGATCTTTTCCATGGCACTATGCTGGACAGGGATACTGGCGATGTGGTAGATACAGCGTGCAAATGTGGAGCAAGTAGCGAGATGGCATCGGGAATGAATGTTGACAACAGTGCAGATGGAGAGGCTGGGGGATCCAGTGAAAATCGTGTTGCAGGGGAACTTACCTGTAGATGCCATAAATTACTGAAAAGTGTATTTGATGAAAGCCACGAAGAGACGGTGAAAATAGTGCATGAAGGTGAAAAAGCTAGAAATCCCCAATCGTTTGAGTTGGATAGTTCCATTGGTGGTGGAAGCCAAGTTTGCGATGATTTGAAATCAGAACGTTTGACTTGTTTGTCACCTGGTAAAGAATTACAAATGTCTGGAAAGTGTATTTATCaactgaaaatgttttcttcGACAGATGAAGCAAAGAGAGCGATCAGTGATGTACTAAAAGCGGATCCCAGATCTGCTTACCGACGAAATCACTGTCAAGGCCAGTTGTATCGATTCAGCATTGATAGCATGAATGTCACTTGTAAATTTTATGACGTCACTGCTGAAGTATTACAAGTTGAACCTGTGTACTACCGAAAggtatag